Proteins encoded by one window of Halobaculum halobium:
- a CDS encoding DASH family cryptochrome → MASDTAVVWFRRDLRVHDNEALVEACEAGEVLPVVAFDPREYGERAFGGDDSFRFEKTGPYRARFRRESVADLRERLRDRGSDLVVRHGRPEEVVPAVAAAVDADVVHFQTLATPEERAVENAVRKRLREVGVTPSRHWTQTLYHLNDLPSPYTDISDTYTSFRKSVEGDATVRDPLPEPDLPRAPVGDVGAGPLPTASGLGVDEVEYDERAALAFEGGESSGLDRLDRYLWREDRLRKYKDTRNGLLGQGFSSKLSPWLNAGCLSPRYVHAAVDRYEHERVSNDSTYWLVFELLWRDFFQFQFAKHGADFFGQGGIRGRDDIDWRQDDAALERWAGGETGIPFVDAAMRELNATGYQSNRARQNAASFLANTLRIDWRKGAAYFETQLVDYDPASNYGNWAYIAGVGNDSRDRSFDIVNQANTYDGDGAYVKRWVPELSDVPAEAVHEPWELSDTEQAEYDVQVGVDYPEPMIDLEDRHRTLR, encoded by the coding sequence ATGGCAAGCGACACCGCGGTCGTCTGGTTCAGGCGCGACCTCCGGGTTCACGACAACGAGGCGCTCGTCGAGGCGTGTGAGGCCGGCGAGGTGCTCCCGGTGGTCGCCTTCGACCCCCGCGAGTACGGCGAACGCGCGTTCGGCGGCGACGACTCGTTTCGGTTCGAGAAGACCGGCCCGTACCGGGCGCGGTTTCGCCGGGAATCCGTCGCGGACCTGCGCGAGCGACTCCGCGACCGCGGTTCCGACCTGGTCGTCCGACACGGTCGCCCCGAGGAGGTCGTTCCCGCGGTCGCGGCGGCCGTCGACGCCGACGTCGTCCACTTCCAGACGCTCGCGACCCCCGAAGAACGGGCGGTCGAGAACGCCGTCCGGAAGCGGCTCCGCGAGGTCGGTGTGACGCCGTCGCGCCACTGGACGCAGACGCTGTACCACCTCAACGACCTCCCGAGCCCGTACACCGACATCTCCGACACGTACACGAGCTTCCGGAAGTCGGTGGAGGGCGACGCGACTGTCCGCGATCCACTCCCGGAACCGGATCTGCCGAGGGCTCCGGTCGGGGACGTCGGCGCCGGGCCGCTTCCAACCGCCTCGGGTCTGGGGGTCGACGAGGTCGAGTACGACGAGCGCGCCGCGCTCGCGTTCGAGGGCGGGGAGTCGTCGGGACTGGACCGACTCGACCGCTACCTCTGGAGAGAGGACCGACTTCGCAAGTACAAGGACACACGCAACGGCCTGCTCGGGCAGGGGTTCTCCTCGAAGCTCTCGCCGTGGCTCAACGCCGGCTGTCTGTCGCCGCGGTACGTGCACGCCGCGGTCGACCGCTACGAGCACGAGCGTGTCTCGAACGACTCGACCTACTGGCTGGTGTTCGAACTGCTGTGGCGGGATTTCTTCCAGTTCCAGTTCGCCAAACACGGCGCCGACTTCTTCGGGCAGGGCGGCATCCGCGGTCGCGACGACATCGACTGGCGCCAGGACGACGCGGCCCTCGAGCGGTGGGCCGGCGGCGAGACGGGGATCCCGTTCGTCGACGCCGCGATGCGCGAGCTGAACGCGACCGGGTACCAGAGCAACCGCGCCCGCCAGAACGCGGCATCGTTCCTCGCGAACACCCTCCGGATCGACTGGCGAAAGGGTGCCGCGTACTTCGAGACGCAGTTGGTCGATTACGATCCCGCATCGAACTACGGCAACTGGGCGTACATCGCGGGCGTCGGCAACGACAGCCGAGACCGCTCCTTCGACATCGTGAACCAGGCGAACACGTACGACGGCGACGGCGCGTACGTGAAACGCTGGGTTCCGGAGCTGTCCGACGTGCCTGCCGAAGCGGTCCACGAGCCGTGGGAACTGAGCGACACCGAGCAGGCGGAGTACGACGTGCAGGTGGGAGTGGACTACCCGGAACCGATGATCGACCTAGAGGATCGCCATCGGACGCTTCGATAG
- a CDS encoding PrkA family serine protein kinase, with the protein MSDQTDNANELTPGEASRTHSLEELSRQYKRSVPADLREAKPFEWYLREVTADPRIARNAHQRVADMFDQYGTRYDEDAGVVEYLLASEDPIHDGENTFYGREVHESIHEFVNKVKSGARGLGPEKRIKLLLGPVGSGKSHFDWLVRRYFEDYTRSDEGRMYTFRWTDLCSVIDDQDPADDTVRSAMNQDPLVLLPQEQRDGVIAELNDNLDAPYTIRNEQSLDPASGFYMDELLAHYEDDLQQVLENHVEIVRLVADENQRRCIETFEPKDKKNQDETELTGDVNYSKLAVYGENDPRAFDYAGAFCNANRGIFSGEELLKLQREFLYDFLHASQEQTIKPRNNPRIDIDQVIVGRTNMPEYRDKKGDEKMEAFNDRTKRIDYPYVLEYAQEAEIYRKMLRNADVPDIHIEPHAMEMAGLFGVLTRVEEPTDESVSLVQKAKAYNGEIDETDEIDERKLRETGDQTADIAEGMEGVSARFIGDEIAEAIMDSRHRGRGYLSPLAVFKHFEHNLENHGSIPEEKLDTYHRYLELVREEYKERAIEDVRHALAYDVDEIRRQGEKYMDHVMAYIDDTTVEDDLTGREQEPDETFLRSVEEKLEVPGDRKDDFRQEVANWVSRRAREGSSFDPQENDRLRRALERKLWEDKKHNINFSALVSAGELDDDERAAWVDALTEQGYSAEGAREVLEFAGAEVAKSELED; encoded by the coding sequence ATGAGTGATCAGACCGACAACGCGAACGAACTCACGCCAGGGGAGGCATCGAGAACGCACAGCTTAGAGGAGCTCAGCCGACAGTACAAGCGATCGGTTCCGGCGGACCTCAGGGAGGCCAAGCCGTTCGAGTGGTACCTCCGGGAGGTGACAGCCGACCCGCGGATCGCGCGCAACGCCCACCAGCGCGTCGCCGACATGTTCGACCAGTACGGCACGCGCTACGACGAGGACGCGGGCGTCGTGGAGTACCTGCTCGCCTCGGAGGACCCGATCCACGACGGGGAGAACACCTTCTACGGCCGGGAAGTCCACGAGTCGATCCACGAGTTCGTCAACAAGGTGAAGTCCGGCGCGCGCGGGCTCGGGCCCGAGAAGCGCATCAAACTCCTGCTCGGACCGGTCGGGTCGGGAAAGAGCCACTTCGACTGGCTCGTTCGGCGCTACTTCGAGGACTACACCCGCAGCGACGAGGGCCGGATGTACACGTTCCGGTGGACGGATCTGTGCTCGGTGATCGACGACCAGGACCCCGCCGACGACACCGTTCGCTCGGCGATGAACCAGGACCCGCTCGTGTTGCTCCCGCAAGAGCAGCGTGACGGCGTGATCGCCGAACTGAACGACAACCTCGACGCGCCGTACACGATCCGCAACGAGCAGAGCCTCGACCCCGCGTCGGGCTTCTACATGGACGAACTGCTCGCGCACTACGAGGACGACCTCCAACAGGTGCTTGAGAACCACGTCGAGATCGTCCGCCTCGTCGCCGACGAGAACCAGCGGCGGTGCATCGAGACGTTCGAGCCGAAAGACAAGAAGAACCAGGACGAGACGGAGCTCACCGGCGACGTGAACTACTCGAAGCTCGCGGTGTACGGCGAGAACGACCCGCGCGCGTTCGACTACGCGGGCGCGTTCTGCAACGCCAATCGCGGCATCTTCTCGGGGGAGGAGCTGCTGAAGCTCCAGCGGGAGTTCCTCTACGACTTCCTGCACGCAAGCCAGGAGCAGACGATCAAGCCGCGCAACAACCCGCGCATCGACATCGACCAGGTGATCGTCGGTCGGACGAACATGCCCGAGTACCGGGACAAGAAGGGCGACGAGAAGATGGAGGCGTTCAACGACCGCACGAAGCGGATCGACTACCCGTACGTCTTAGAGTACGCGCAGGAGGCGGAGATCTACCGGAAGATGCTCCGCAACGCAGACGTGCCCGACATCCACATCGAGCCACACGCCATGGAGATGGCGGGCCTGTTCGGCGTGCTCACGCGCGTCGAGGAGCCGACAGACGAGTCCGTCTCGCTCGTCCAGAAGGCGAAGGCGTACAACGGCGAGATCGACGAGACCGACGAGATCGACGAGCGCAAGCTCCGGGAGACGGGCGACCAGACCGCCGACATCGCCGAGGGGATGGAGGGCGTCTCCGCCCGGTTCATCGGCGACGAGATCGCCGAGGCGATCATGGACTCCAGACACCGCGGGCGCGGCTACCTCTCGCCGCTTGCGGTGTTCAAGCACTTCGAGCACAACCTCGAGAACCACGGGTCGATCCCCGAGGAGAAGCTCGACACCTACCACCGCTACCTCGAACTCGTGCGCGAGGAGTACAAAGAGCGCGCCATCGAGGACGTGCGCCACGCGCTGGCGTACGACGTCGACGAGATCCGCCGTCAGGGCGAGAAGTACATGGACCACGTGATGGCGTACATCGACGACACCACCGTCGAGGACGATCTCACCGGCCGCGAGCAGGAGCCCGACGAGACGTTCCTCCGCTCGGTCGAAGAGAAGTTGGAGGTCCCCGGCGACCGGAAGGACGACTTCCGACAGGAAGTCGCCAACTGGGTGAGCCGCCGCGCCCGCGAGGGGTCGAGCTTCGACCCGCAGGAGAACGACCGCCTCCGGCGCGCCCTCGAGCGGAAGCTGTGGGAAGACAAGAAACACAACATCAACTTCTCCGCGCTGGTGTCGGCGGGCGAACTCGACGACGACGAGCGGGCCGCGTGGGTCGACGCCCTGACCGAGCAGGGCTACTCCGCGGAGGGCGCCCGCGAGGTGCTGGAGTTCGCCGGCGCGGAGGTCGCAAAAAGCGAGCTCGAGGACTGA
- a CDS encoding DUF5820 family protein has protein sequence MTDDADGLTDTLADGWKLWNEEPNGRAIVVFRPDVFDADRFPAPCLPTVYLTNGSRRARPGSGQRQTEEWHVTLFLEPEVEVESSTFDDRAAALAGVRDVTERFVADAVDYRGAYQVPREGYLDRLDELLEDG, from the coding sequence ATGACTGACGACGCTGACGGCCTCACAGACACGCTCGCCGACGGCTGGAAGCTGTGGAACGAGGAGCCGAACGGACGCGCGATCGTCGTGTTCAGGCCGGACGTGTTCGACGCCGACCGCTTCCCCGCGCCGTGTCTCCCGACAGTGTACCTCACCAACGGTTCCCGACGCGCCCGGCCCGGCTCCGGGCAGCGACAGACCGAGGAGTGGCACGTGACGCTGTTTCTCGAACCGGAGGTCGAGGTCGAATCCAGCACGTTCGACGACCGCGCGGCCGCCCTCGCGGGAGTACGCGACGTGACCGAGCGGTTCGTCGCCGACGCCGTGGACTACCGCGGCGCCTACCAGGTCCCGCGAGAGGGGTACCTCGACCGGCTCGACGAACTGCTCGAGGACGGCTGA
- a CDS encoding PrkA family serine protein kinase, with translation MTDYLALADEALDGAYEPPRSLAEFVDLAFERPGVASHAAKYLLSAIESMGSRTVVEEGVERERYRFFDDPANDGEHAVLGNTGVLNAFVDDLRTVATGRGKEEKIHWFDGPTATGKSELKRCLINGLRAYSKTEEGRRYTIEWNIAARDEDRGLSYAADDEAEDDWYESPVQANPLSVFPEEVRADLVEALNAAHDDHVPIRAASDLDPFSREAFDILEERYRRSGRRDLFSAATDRRHLRVKNYVVDVGRGVGVLHAEDDGSPKERLVGSWMPGMLRELDARGRKDARAFSYDGVLSQGNGLLTVVEDASQHADLLRKLLNVPDEKRVKLDKSIGMDLDTQLVVISNPDLDAELEQFADRNDRDPLKALKRRLDRHEFRYLTSVSLETELIHRELTDETTVWADEIDAADPEAEHERLRERMAAPLSVRMRDERGRVRTRELAPHTLEAAATYAVVTRLDAEDLPASIGLIDKALLFDTGTIADGEERIDADEFDFGGDDGAHGIPVTYTRDTIADLLHRSTDRAHPDLPVEDVLTPEDVLHAMAEGLSTAPVFSRAEIAEYEGRLATVKDHAFELQEADVLDAVLSDKGVPEETVAEYVEHVFAAEAGERVDTDRGAVDPDPLLMKVFETEHLGRFEDDDYAGNEPTEAVEEFRRETVITALNRYAWEHRDDEFAVADVDLSTVPVIRAVLEAHSWEDVRRIYDDLDPAQWDDPPANTETARVKAAAIEHMTTEQGYSEASAELASRRVMREVKGRWD, from the coding sequence ATGACCGACTACCTCGCGCTCGCGGACGAGGCGTTGGACGGCGCCTACGAGCCGCCGCGGTCCTTGGCGGAGTTCGTCGACCTGGCGTTCGAGCGGCCGGGCGTCGCCAGTCACGCCGCCAAGTACCTCCTGTCGGCGATCGAGTCGATGGGTTCCCGGACGGTGGTCGAGGAGGGCGTCGAACGCGAGCGCTACCGCTTCTTCGACGACCCCGCCAACGACGGCGAGCACGCCGTGCTCGGTAACACGGGCGTGTTGAACGCCTTCGTCGACGACCTCCGCACCGTCGCCACCGGTCGCGGGAAAGAAGAGAAGATCCACTGGTTCGACGGCCCGACCGCGACCGGGAAGTCGGAGCTGAAGCGGTGTCTGATCAACGGCCTTCGCGCGTACTCGAAGACGGAGGAGGGACGACGGTACACGATCGAGTGGAACATCGCCGCTCGCGACGAAGACCGCGGGCTGAGCTACGCCGCCGACGACGAAGCCGAAGACGACTGGTACGAGTCGCCCGTGCAGGCGAACCCTCTGTCGGTGTTCCCCGAGGAGGTCCGTGCCGACCTCGTCGAAGCGCTCAACGCCGCACACGACGATCACGTTCCGATCCGCGCGGCGTCGGATCTTGACCCGTTCAGCCGCGAGGCGTTCGACATCCTCGAGGAGCGGTACCGGCGCTCGGGCCGCCGCGACCTGTTCTCGGCGGCGACGGACCGCCGGCACCTCCGGGTGAAGAACTACGTCGTCGACGTGGGCAGGGGCGTCGGCGTCCTCCACGCGGAGGACGACGGGAGCCCGAAAGAGCGGCTCGTCGGCTCGTGGATGCCCGGGATGCTCCGCGAACTGGACGCCCGCGGTCGCAAGGACGCCCGCGCGTTCAGCTACGACGGCGTGCTCTCGCAGGGTAACGGCCTGCTCACCGTCGTCGAAGACGCCAGCCAGCACGCCGACTTGCTCCGGAAACTGCTCAACGTTCCCGACGAGAAGCGGGTGAAACTCGACAAGAGCATCGGGATGGATCTGGACACCCAGTTGGTCGTCATCTCGAACCCGGATCTCGACGCCGAACTGGAGCAGTTCGCCGACCGCAACGACCGCGACCCGCTGAAGGCGCTCAAGCGTCGTCTCGACCGCCACGAGTTCCGCTATCTCACGAGCGTCTCGCTGGAGACGGAGCTGATCCATCGCGAGTTGACCGACGAGACGACCGTCTGGGCCGACGAGATCGACGCCGCCGACCCCGAGGCAGAACACGAGCGGCTGCGCGAGCGGATGGCCGCGCCGCTCTCGGTTCGGATGCGCGACGAGCGCGGTCGCGTTCGAACGCGCGAGTTGGCGCCGCACACGCTGGAGGCCGCGGCAACGTACGCCGTGGTCACCCGGCTCGACGCCGAAGACCTCCCAGCGTCCATCGGCCTGATCGACAAGGCGCTGCTGTTCGACACGGGGACGATCGCCGACGGCGAGGAGCGGATCGACGCCGACGAGTTCGACTTCGGCGGCGACGACGGCGCCCACGGCATCCCCGTCACCTACACCCGGGATACGATCGCGGACCTGCTCCACAGATCGACCGACCGTGCACACCCCGACCTCCCGGTCGAGGACGTGCTCACGCCCGAGGACGTGCTCCACGCGATGGCCGAGGGGCTGTCGACGGCGCCCGTGTTCTCGCGCGCCGAGATCGCCGAGTACGAGGGTCGACTGGCGACGGTGAAAGACCACGCCTTCGAGTTGCAGGAGGCTGACGTGCTCGACGCCGTGCTCTCAGACAAGGGCGTCCCCGAGGAGACGGTCGCCGAGTACGTGGAGCACGTGTTCGCGGCCGAGGCCGGCGAGCGGGTCGACACCGACCGGGGCGCAGTCGACCCCGACCCGCTGCTGATGAAGGTGTTCGAGACCGAGCACCTGGGGCGGTTCGAGGACGACGACTACGCCGGCAACGAGCCCACCGAGGCGGTCGAGGAGTTCCGCAGGGAGACGGTGATCACGGCGCTGAACCGCTACGCGTGGGAGCACCGCGACGACGAGTTCGCCGTCGCGGACGTGGATCTTTCGACTGTCCCGGTGATCCGCGCGGTGCTGGAGGCGCACTCGTGGGAGGACGTCCGTCGCATTTACGACGACCTGGACCCCGCACAGTGGGACGACCCGCCCGCGAACACCGAGACCGCCCGGGTGAAGGCGGCGGCGATCGAGCACATGACGACCGAACAGGGATACAGCGAGGCGTCGGCCGAGCTCGCCAGCAGGCGCGTGATGCGCGAGGTGAAGGGACGATGGGACTGA
- the fen gene encoding flap endonuclease-1 codes for MGNADLRDIAHIEEVAFDDVSGVVAVDAHNWLYRYLTTTVKFTSDHRYTTEAGEEVANLIGIAQGLPKFIDNGLTPVFVFDGGVTDLKDDEVAKRRAAREQAEERRKAAEERGDSAEAARLEARTQRLTDTIHETSRKLLRLLDVPVVEAPAEGEAQCAYMNRVGDADYSGSEDYDTMLFGGPLTLRQLTSKGNPELMDLEKTLADHDITYEQLVDVAMLCGTDFNDGVRGIGPKTALNVVKEHGDLFSVLDDRGAEIPNAERVREFFHSPPVTDDYAFDTTITPDVDAARAYVVDEWEVDPDEVERGFERIEAALTQTGIDDWT; via the coding sequence ATGGGAAACGCGGATCTTCGTGACATCGCGCACATCGAGGAGGTGGCCTTCGACGACGTCTCCGGAGTCGTCGCGGTGGACGCGCACAACTGGCTGTACCGCTATCTGACGACGACGGTGAAGTTCACCAGCGACCACCGCTACACCACCGAGGCGGGCGAGGAAGTCGCGAATCTCATCGGCATCGCACAGGGGCTCCCGAAGTTCATCGACAACGGGCTCACGCCGGTGTTCGTCTTCGACGGCGGCGTCACCGACCTGAAGGACGACGAGGTGGCGAAGCGCCGCGCGGCGCGCGAGCAGGCCGAGGAGCGAAGGAAGGCGGCCGAAGAGCGCGGCGACTCGGCGGAGGCCGCCCGGCTCGAAGCGCGAACCCAGCGACTCACCGACACCATCCACGAGACCTCTCGGAAGCTGTTGCGCCTGCTCGATGTGCCGGTCGTCGAGGCGCCCGCGGAGGGCGAAGCACAGTGCGCGTACATGAACCGCGTCGGCGACGCGGACTACTCGGGCAGCGAGGACTACGACACCATGCTGTTCGGCGGGCCGCTGACGCTCCGGCAGCTCACCTCGAAAGGAAACCCCGAGCTGATGGACCTGGAGAAGACCCTCGCCGACCACGACATCACCTACGAGCAACTCGTCGACGTGGCGATGCTGTGCGGGACGGATTTCAACGACGGCGTCCGCGGGATCGGGCCGAAGACCGCCCTGAACGTCGTGAAAGAGCACGGCGACCTCTTCTCGGTGCTCGACGATCGCGGCGCCGAGATCCCCAACGCCGAGCGCGTCCGCGAGTTCTTCCACTCGCCGCCGGTCACCGACGACTACGCGTTCGACACGACGATCACGCCGGACGTCGACGCCGCTCGCGCGTACGTCGTCGACGAGTGGGAGGTCGACCCCGACGAGGTCGAGCGCGGCTTCGAGCGAATCGAGGCGGCGCTCACGCAGACCGGGATCGACGACTGGACGTGA
- a CDS encoding DUF444 family protein codes for MGLREDIERFREIGDERRPDLAEFIREGDLSGSSRDAVRIPVKLVDLPGFEYDQRDMGGVGQGQDGTPQPGQPVDVPGDPGDADGDGDEDGEPGEEGGEHGYYEMDPEEFARELDEELGLDLEPKGKRVVEEVEGDFTELTRAGPNSTLDFEQLFKRGLKRKLATDFDEEYVREACRVAGADARDVFEFCREDNVLVSLAWVREALADLEAEGVALDEYDDFDDFAARVERDSVTARIRRDGLRDVPFRREDERYRQPEVIEKKQKNVVVVNIRDVSGSMRQTKRELVERTFTPLDWYLTGKYDEAAFRYVAHDADAWEVERGEFFGIRSGGGTRISSAYELAAEILEEYPFSEWNRYVFAAGDSENSSNDTVENVVPLIREIPANLHAYVETQPGGNTINATHAEEVERELADRDNVVVARVAGPDDVPDAIRTILSTEDT; via the coding sequence ATGGGACTGAGAGAAGACATCGAACGGTTCCGCGAGATCGGCGACGAGCGTCGACCGGACCTCGCGGAGTTCATCCGCGAGGGCGACCTCTCCGGCTCCTCGCGCGACGCCGTCCGGATCCCGGTGAAGCTGGTCGATCTCCCGGGCTTCGAGTACGACCAGCGGGACATGGGCGGCGTCGGACAGGGTCAGGACGGCACGCCACAGCCCGGACAGCCGGTCGACGTGCCCGGCGACCCCGGGGACGCCGACGGCGACGGCGACGAGGACGGGGAGCCCGGCGAGGAGGGCGGCGAGCACGGGTACTACGAGATGGACCCCGAGGAGTTCGCCCGCGAACTCGACGAGGAGCTCGGCCTCGACTTGGAGCCGAAGGGCAAACGCGTCGTCGAGGAGGTGGAGGGCGATTTCACCGAGCTGACGCGCGCCGGGCCGAACTCCACGCTCGACTTCGAGCAGCTGTTCAAGCGCGGACTCAAGCGCAAGCTCGCGACGGACTTCGACGAGGAGTACGTCCGGGAGGCGTGTCGCGTCGCCGGCGCCGACGCCCGCGACGTGTTCGAGTTCTGCCGCGAGGACAACGTGCTCGTCTCGCTGGCGTGGGTCCGCGAGGCGCTCGCGGACCTGGAGGCCGAGGGCGTCGCGCTCGACGAGTACGACGACTTCGACGACTTCGCCGCGCGCGTCGAGCGCGACTCGGTCACCGCACGGATCCGCCGCGACGGCCTCCGGGACGTACCGTTCCGCCGCGAGGACGAGCGCTACCGCCAGCCCGAGGTGATCGAGAAGAAGCAGAAGAACGTCGTCGTCGTCAACATCCGTGACGTCTCCGGATCGATGCGCCAGACGAAACGCGAGCTCGTCGAGCGCACGTTCACGCCGCTGGACTGGTATCTCACCGGAAAGTACGACGAGGCGGCGTTCCGCTACGTCGCCCACGACGCCGACGCGTGGGAGGTCGAACGCGGGGAGTTCTTCGGTATCCGCTCGGGCGGCGGGACGCGCATCTCCAGCGCCTACGAGCTGGCCGCCGAGATCCTCGAGGAGTACCCCTTCAGCGAGTGGAACCGCTACGTGTTCGCCGCCGGCGACTCCGAGAACTCCAGCAACGACACCGTCGAGAACGTCGTGCCGCTGATCCGCGAGATTCCGGCGAACCTCCACGCGTACGTGGAGACCCAGCCCGGGGGCAACACGATCAACGCCACCCACGCCGAGGAAGTCGAGCGCGAGCTCGCCGACCGCGACAACGTCGTGGTCGCCCGCGTCGCCGGCCCCGATGACGTGCCCGACGCGATCCGAACGATCCTCTCGACGGAGGACACCTGA
- a CDS encoding SpoVR family protein: MIHDDRVATRRVAAGLEEPAEKARELARKLGLRPYPVNYWVVTHDEMNELIAYDGFQTRYPHWRWGMKYDRQRKQDTFGMGKAFEIVNNDNPCHAFLQESNTLADQKAVITHVEAHADFFRNNEWFGRFAGEREDPDAAAMLERHAETIAGHVDDPEIDREDVERLIDAVLCVEDTIDQHRALAAERGGDEEANADLTDIEERLDRLGLSAEVREQVFDREWVDAQRDRDHLPEPRPDVLAYLREHGKQYDDEEGKATDREPWMDEVIEVLRREAYYFAPQRLTKVMNEGWAAYWESLMMGDERFAGDDEFVTYADHMARVLGSPGLNPYKLGFEIWRYVENRANRRDVVDKLLRVEGVTWRSFHDVIDFDEVADLLEPDPAIAGVTADDLDALDPEDPRVDAEALARATDGDLDADAYPWAVLTHEGLCERHFSLAKPANRGFLRRIGRSELERIARYMFDDEVYPDVASALADVDYGAGWARMREVRESHNDVTFIDEFLTEEFVVEGNYFTYEYSEAAEGYRVASVDPDDVKRKLLLRFTNFGKPTIAVYDGNYDNRGELLLGHRYNGVALDIEQAKQTLERVFDLWGRPVNLATIVTEYDDHEVEVARRRGREPRGEELPVRLRYDGETVERHALEPRLAEQIAADDVDYDTTPEEWLA, encoded by the coding sequence ATGATCCACGACGACAGAGTCGCGACCCGGCGCGTCGCCGCCGGGCTGGAGGAGCCCGCCGAGAAGGCGAGGGAACTCGCCCGGAAGCTGGGCCTCCGTCCGTACCCGGTGAACTACTGGGTCGTGACACACGACGAGATGAACGAGCTCATCGCCTACGACGGGTTCCAGACGCGGTACCCGCACTGGCGGTGGGGGATGAAGTACGACCGCCAGCGCAAGCAGGACACCTTCGGGATGGGCAAGGCGTTCGAGATCGTCAACAACGACAACCCGTGTCACGCCTTCCTCCAGGAGTCGAACACGCTCGCCGACCAGAAGGCGGTGATCACCCACGTCGAGGCGCACGCCGACTTCTTCCGCAACAACGAGTGGTTCGGCCGCTTCGCCGGCGAGCGCGAGGACCCCGACGCCGCGGCGATGCTGGAGCGACACGCCGAGACGATCGCGGGCCACGTGGACGACCCGGAGATCGACCGCGAGGACGTCGAGCGCCTCATCGACGCCGTGTTGTGTGTCGAGGACACGATCGACCAGCACCGCGCGCTGGCCGCCGAACGCGGCGGCGACGAGGAGGCGAACGCGGATCTCACCGACATCGAGGAGCGCCTCGACCGCCTCGGCCTCTCGGCTGAGGTCCGCGAGCAGGTGTTCGACCGCGAGTGGGTCGACGCCCAGCGCGACCGCGACCACCTCCCGGAGCCGCGGCCGGACGTGCTCGCGTACCTCCGCGAGCACGGCAAGCAGTACGACGACGAGGAGGGGAAAGCGACGGATCGCGAGCCGTGGATGGACGAGGTGATCGAGGTCCTCCGGCGCGAGGCGTACTACTTCGCTCCCCAGCGGTTGACGAAGGTGATGAACGAGGGGTGGGCCGCCTACTGGGAGTCGCTGATGATGGGCGACGAGCGGTTCGCCGGCGACGACGAGTTCGTCACGTACGCCGACCACATGGCGCGCGTGCTCGGGTCGCCGGGGCTGAACCCCTACAAGCTCGGGTTCGAGATCTGGCGGTACGTCGAGAACAGGGCCAACCGCCGCGACGTGGTGGACAAACTGCTGCGCGTCGAGGGCGTCACGTGGCGCAGCTTCCACGACGTGATCGACTTCGACGAGGTGGCGGATCTGCTGGAGCCCGATCCGGCGATCGCCGGCGTCACCGCCGACGACCTGGACGCGCTCGACCCCGAGGATCCACGCGTCGACGCGGAGGCGCTCGCGCGGGCCACGGATGGCGACCTCGACGCCGACGCGTACCCGTGGGCGGTTCTGACCCACGAGGGGCTGTGCGAGCGACACTTCTCGCTGGCGAAGCCGGCGAACCGGGGGTTCCTCCGACGGATCGGCCGCTCGGAGCTGGAGCGGATCGCGCGGTACATGTTCGACGACGAGGTGTACCCCGACGTGGCGTCGGCGCTAGCGGACGTGGACTACGGCGCCGGCTGGGCGCGCATGCGCGAGGTTCGCGAGAGCCACAACGACGTGACGTTCATCGACGAGTTCCTCACCGAGGAGTTCGTCGTCGAGGGGAACTACTTCACCTACGAGTACTCGGAGGCGGCCGAGGGGTACCGCGTCGCCAGCGTCGATCCCGACGACGTGAAGCGCAAGCTCCTCCTCCGGTTCACCAACTTCGGGAAGCCGACGATCGCGGTGTACGACGGCAACTACGACAACCGAGGCGAGCTGCTGCTTGGCCACCGCTACAACGGGGTCGCACTCGACATCGAGCAGGCGAAACAGACGCTCGAACGCGTGTTCGACCTGTGGGGTCGGCCGGTGAACCTCGCCACGATCGTCACTGAGTACGACGACCACGAGGTGGAAGTCGCCCGCCGCCGGGGTCGCGAGCCCCGCGGCGAGGAGCTTCCGGTCCGGCTCCGCTACGACGGCGAGACCGTCGAGCGACACGCGCTGGAGCCGAGGCTGGCCGAGCAGATCGCCGCCGACGACGTCGACTACGACACCACCCCCGAGGAGTGGCTGGCCTGA